The DNA window CGGCGAGATACATATAGCCATAGCTTTGCAGCGCAAGAGCCGGTACATCCGGATCGCCGCCCATGAACTCTCTGAAATTACGGATAAATTCGGCGCCAAAGCGGGAGATGGCGATATTGGTCGGGTTGGAGAACTGCTGGCGGATGCAGCTGTTGGTGTGGCTGGTCGAGGCAAATTCATAGGTGGGATCGCGTTCGATCACGAGGATGCGGCCGTCAAATCCGGGCTCACGGCTCAGCCACCAGGCCACGGATGAGCCATAGATCGCCCCGCCCGCGATGATCACGTCATATGATGTATGTGCTGGCATGGTGCCGCTCTTTTTCCGCCCGGGTTACCGTGACCAGCAACACCCGATTGCCTGCAACGTCAAGCTTTGTGAACGCGAGGACCCTTCTCGCCGTGTGTGTGGTGCCATGCGCGGGATGTGGCGTGCTGCGACCCCGCCTGCCGGGGGTCAGCCGTGTTCCGCCAGGGCGCGCGCGTCCCGGGCCATACGGGCGATGATGTCGCGCCAGCGGTGCATGTCGCGCGGGTTGGAGGCGTTGCCGTCGAGCCCGCGGCGCAGCACCCCCTGCAGGATCGCGAGCAGCCTGAAATAGGAAAACACCACGTAGAAATCCCAGTTGCCGGGCGGGTCGATGCCGCGCCGGTCGCAGTAACGCTCCACGTAGTCGGCCTCGTCGGGCAGGCCTTCGGCGTGCCGGTTCACGCCGCCCAGACCCCGGAAGTGGCCCTCATAAGGCAGACGCCAGTGCATGCACTGATAGGCGAGATCGGCCAGCGGGTGTCCCAGGGTGCTGAGCTCCCAGTCGAGCACCGCGGCAATCTCTTCGCGGTCGGGGTGAAAGATGATGTTATCAATGCGGTAATCACCGTGCACGATGCAGCTTTCGCCATCATCGGCGACCATGTGATCGCTGAGCCAGGCCATCAGCCAGTCCGCATCGGGCAGCGGATCGGTCGCCGTCTCAAGGTACTGGCGTGACCAGCGTGCGACCTGGCGTTCGAAATAGTTTCCGGGCTTGCCATAATCGTCCAGCCCCACGCGCTCGGGCCTGACCCGGTGCAGCCGTGCGAGTGTCGCATTCATCGCGTCATAGATGCGGCCCCGGGCTGTGCGCTCCTGATCGGGCAGGGCAGGATCCCAGAAGATGCGCCCCTCAACCAGATCCATCACCATGAACTGGGTGCCGAGCGGCGTGTCATCACCGGAGAGGTAAAACACCTCCGGCACCGGCACGCCGGTCTCTGCCAGCGCTTTCATCACACGGTATTCGCGGTCCACCGCATGGGCGGATTTCAGCA is part of the Roseobacter ponti genome and encodes:
- a CDS encoding phosphotransferase family protein, whose translation is MHEFDHAALERCLQQHVAGFGRLDTITKFPDGQSNPTYQIRSGDDAYVLRARPPGKLLKSAHAVDREYRVMKALAETGVPVPEVFYLSGDDTPLGTQFMVMDLVEGRIFWDPALPDQERTARGRIYDAMNATLARLHRVRPERVGLDDYGKPGNYFERQVARWSRQYLETATDPLPDADWLMAWLSDHMVADDGESCIVHGDYRIDNIIFHPDREEIAAVLDWELSTLGHPLADLAYQCMHWRLPYEGHFRGLGGVNRHAEGLPDEADYVERYCDRRGIDPPGNWDFYVVFSYFRLLAILQGVLRRGLDGNASNPRDMHRWRDIIARMARDARALAEHG